The Haloplanus natans DSM 17983 DNA segment TGTTCCGTGAGGGACGCGATTTCCGCGGAGCGGTCGGTTACGTCCGCCACCTGCGAGTGAACCTCGTCGATCACTGCGGCCCCTCCGCGATCCGACCCGGCTTTGCTCGCCTCGGCACACGCCGCACTGATCGAAGCGATGTCGCGGCTCGTTAGTCGCCGGAGCTCGACCGTGTCGACCGACGGGAGTCGTTCCGCGCGTTCGATCAGCTGAGACTGTATCGCTATCAGTAGCTTCGTGAGCGTCTCGGATCGGACGTCGTGTTCGACACAGTACTGGGCGAACTCCCGTCGTGTTCGGTCGGTCTCGTCGGCAAGCACCGACGTGAGATACTGGGTCACGGCGGAGTCGAGGAGAGCTTCGGATACGCGATTCTCGTCCTGTAGTTCCCCGGACAGTACTTCGGTGACGAACGCCTGCCGTTGCTCCGGATCGTCAGGGACGAGCGTCGACAGGCCCGAGCGATCGAGTTCGGAACGAGTCGTGGAACTCATGTCAGCCGTAGGTACGTTCGAGGTGAGTCACGATGGCATCGCTATCGGCGAGCCAGCCGTCGTCGAGGGACGGATCGAACAGTACCGGAACGCCCCGCTGTCCGGTGCGTTCGTGAACCTCGTCGCGGTCGGTGTGCTTGTCCGGCACTACCGTCTCGTCGTAGTCGACGCCCAGTTCCTCGAGTTTGTCCCGCACCTTCTGCGAATACGGACAGTCCTGCCTGTCGTACAGTTCCAGACGGCTCATCACGGCTCGAACTGTGCTGGGAGTTTCATTAACGATACCGTGGGTGTGTGAATTAATTACACGAGCCGTCGCTCAAACTGATCCGCAATAAATTGTTCACCCTTGGTTCGCTAGGACGGCCCGGCGAGAGGGATGTCCGTATCAGTCGTCGTCGGGGTGGTAGCGGTGGTGATCCTCGACCGACGGGGCACCGATAGCGAGAACCTGGACGGGAGCGTCGGCGTCCGAAGGGTTGAACGCGCGGTGGGGATTCCCCGGCTCGACGAGAAAGACCTGCTCTTCCGGAACAGTGAACTCTCCCTCCGGCGTCTCGACGTGGAGCGTCCCGTCGACGACGAAAAACGCCTCGACCTGCTCGTCGTGGTAGTGGTACATCGCCGGGAGTTGCTCACCCGGAGCGGCGGTGTACGTCCGGAGACCGAGTTTGGCATCGCGTTTTGGCAGACCAGCCGCTTGGCTGATCGATCGGGGTTCGGCCTCACGGTCGGGAAACGGTTCGATCGCCGACGGGTCGACGACGTGATAGCCCATAGCTGACGTGGTTTCGGCGCCCAATTAACTGGAATTAGGCGCTAAGTCCCCTTCCTCAAGGAGCAACGCAGGGAGCGAAGCGACCAAGTAGCGCAGTAGGGAGGGGATACAGCGTTCACGAGAGCTTTGCTCTCGTGCGCGAGCGAGACGCGAAGCGTCTCGTCAACGCCGCACGATTCTCATACACGTTCACCGCTCGGCCCACAGGCCCACCGCCACCTTTATGTCTATCCATAGTCTATACTCGGGTGATGGATAGGTTTGAAATCGAAGGCGAAGAAGTCCTCGACGGAACCGCAAAACCGTCGGGGAATAGCGCCCACGTTATCGTTCCCAAACGCTGGCGCGGAGCCGACGTGAAAGTCGTCCGCGTCTCCGAACCAAGTTCAGACGAGTAGACTATGCAGTACAACTACAAGTATCGACTCGACCCGCCAGACACCCTCACCGAGACGCTTCTGCACCACGTCGATATTTGTAGGCAACTGTACAATCACGTCCTCTACCTGCTCAACGAGACAGACGACATTCCCGCCCGCTACGAGGTCAGGGGCGACTTCCCGACCTCAAATCGTGGTGGGACGACCTCGGAAATGTTCACTCGAAAGTTCTCCAGATGGTCGTCAAGCGCGTCTACGACAACCTCTCCACGCTCAAAGCGCAGAA contains these protein-coding regions:
- a CDS encoding glutaredoxin family protein gives rise to the protein MSRLELYDRQDCPYSQKVRDKLEELGVDYDETVVPDKHTDRDEVHERTGQRGVPVLFDPSLDDGWLADSDAIVTHLERTYG
- a CDS encoding cupin domain-containing protein; protein product: MGYHVVDPSAIEPFPDREAEPRSISQAAGLPKRDAKLGLRTYTAAPGEQLPAMYHYHDEQVEAFFVVDGTLHVETPEGEFTVPEEQVFLVEPGNPHRAFNPSDADAPVQVLAIGAPSVEDHHRYHPDDD
- a CDS encoding DUF2080 family transposase-associated protein, producing the protein MDRFEIEGEEVLDGTAKPSGNSAHVIVPKRWRGADVKVVRVSEPSSDE